In Nocardioides sp. zg-1228, a single window of DNA contains:
- a CDS encoding UDP-N-acetylglucosamine 2-epimerase, with translation MSHENSQHIVVVGTKPDIIKQAPIYHELRERGHDVVLCHTGQHYDHNLSQSMLDEFGVREDINLEVRGGVNDLVSGITAKLAQYLRGFSERGGFPITYVHGDTTTAMAGALATFGERQALVHVEAGLRTLSPKPEVLKGWLEQGADLDWASFREQSVDRASWAKGSREPSPEQFNTRVADAGSDLHAAPVELNREFLVEEGFAPAAIDVVGNSVVDALAQAVAGSDKNQVLQRFPQMGDGSFLRFCVHRRENTTNRDRFTLLMDAMEALLEQGHHILFIRLLGTEAAIDNFGRRQWLEDLEARYGDALISTPVWDSYLDVVAAMSMCAVIVTDSGSIVEEANVLEVPCVTLRFGSDRSETFLAGSNFLAPPVDKDLMTAVIHNVFEHRAELSWDRVYPEKASAMLVDAVERRLDEGSLLISEEWRYGLKAQVR, from the coding sequence ATGTCCCACGAGAACAGCCAGCACATCGTCGTCGTCGGCACCAAGCCCGACATCATCAAGCAGGCGCCGATCTACCACGAGCTGCGCGAGCGCGGCCACGACGTCGTGCTCTGCCACACCGGCCAGCACTACGACCACAACCTGTCCCAGTCGATGCTCGACGAGTTCGGCGTGCGCGAGGACATCAACCTCGAGGTGCGCGGCGGCGTCAACGACCTCGTCTCCGGCATCACCGCCAAGCTCGCCCAATACCTCCGCGGCTTCTCCGAGCGCGGCGGCTTCCCCATCACCTACGTGCACGGCGACACCACGACCGCCATGGCCGGAGCGCTGGCCACCTTCGGCGAGCGCCAGGCGCTGGTGCACGTCGAGGCGGGGCTCCGCACGCTCTCGCCGAAGCCGGAGGTGCTGAAGGGCTGGCTCGAGCAGGGAGCCGACCTCGACTGGGCGTCGTTCCGCGAGCAGTCGGTCGACCGCGCCAGCTGGGCCAAGGGCAGCCGCGAGCCGTCCCCGGAGCAGTTCAACACCCGGGTCGCGGACGCCGGCTCCGACCTCCACGCCGCCCCCGTCGAGCTCAACCGGGAGTTCCTGGTGGAGGAGGGCTTCGCCCCCGCCGCGATCGACGTGGTCGGCAACTCGGTCGTCGACGCGCTCGCGCAGGCCGTCGCCGGCAGCGACAAGAACCAGGTGCTGCAGAGGTTCCCGCAGATGGGCGACGGGTCGTTCCTGCGCTTCTGCGTCCACCGCCGCGAGAACACCACCAACCGCGACCGCTTCACTCTGCTGATGGACGCCATGGAGGCGCTCCTCGAGCAGGGCCACCACATCCTCTTCATCCGGCTGCTCGGCACCGAGGCCGCGATCGACAACTTCGGCCGCCGCCAGTGGCTCGAGGACCTCGAGGCGAGGTACGGCGACGCGCTGATCTCCACCCCGGTGTGGGACAGCTACCTCGACGTCGTCGCCGCGATGTCGATGTGCGCCGTCATCGTCACCGACTCCGGCAGCATCGTGGAGGAGGCCAACGTCCTCGAGGTGCCCTGCGTGACCCTGCGGTTCGGCTCCGACCGCTCCGAGACCTTCCTCGCCGGCAGCAACTTCCTCGCCCCGCCCGTCGACAAGGACCTGATGACTGCGGTCATCCACAACGTCTTCGAGCACCGCGCCGAGCTGTCGTGGGACCGGGTCTACCCCGAGAAGGCGTCGGCGATGCTCGTCGACGCGGTCGAGCGGCGCCTCGACGAGGGCAGCCTGCTGATCTCCGAGGAGTGGCGCTACGGCCTCAAAGCCCAGGTGCGCTGA